The sequence below is a genomic window from Lolium perenne isolate Kyuss_39 chromosome 7, Kyuss_2.0, whole genome shotgun sequence.
tttgactgcatcccatcgggggtcccccggcgggcatatgcctcaatttgagcttggttaggtcataggtacatgtggaaacaaggatcattccatatgatctcaagtttctctccggttcacctccgagggagttcccccctatacatgcagaatctgcctaagtgtaggaaccccctgtccgaggagccggacacacctgggggggtagacttggatatagaaccatctaaaatcacttttgtgcattccatgtggacacacacaagttttggggccatttcctagatccgatgctcgatttctgacaaaaccctagttctgttgaccgcgcggtctacccctttgactgcatcccatcgggggtccctcggtgtccatatgcctccatttgagcttggttaggtcataggtacatgtggaaacaaggatcatcccatatgatctcaagtttctctccggttcacccccgagggagttcccccctatacatgcagaatctgcctaagtgtaggaaccccctgtccgagaagccggacacacctatggggtagcattggatataaaaccatttcaaatcacttttgtgcattccatgtggacacacacaagttttggggccattccctagaaccgatgctcgatttctaacgaaaccctagttttgttgaccgcgcggtctacccctttgactgcatcccatcgggggtcccccggtgggcatatgcctccatttgagcttggttaggtcataggtacatgtggaaacaaggatcatcccatatgatctcaagtttgtatccggttcacctccgagggagttccagcCTTTACTTGCagtatctgcctaagtgtaggaaccccctgtccgagaagccggacacacctgggggtagccttggatataaaaccatctcaaatcacttttgtgcattccatgtggacacacacaagttttggggccattccctagatccgatgctcgatttctgacgaaacccttgttctgttgaccgcgcgctcTACccatttgactgcatcccatcgggggtcccccagtggccatatgcctccatttgagcttggttaggtcataggtacatgtggaaacaaggatcatcccatatgatctctagtttctctccggttcacctccgagggagttcccccctatacatgcagaatctgcctaagtgtaggaaccccctgtccgagaagccggacacacctgggggggtagccttggatataaaaccatctcaaatcacttttgtgcattccatgtggacacacacaagttttggggccattccctagatccgatgctcgatttctgacgaaaccctagttttgttgaccgcgcagtctacccctttgactgcatcccatcgggggtcccccggtgggcatatgcctccatttgagcttggttaggtcataggtacatgtggaaacaaggatcatcccatatgatctcaagtttctatccggttcacctccgagggagttcccccctatacatgcagaatctgcctaagtgtaggaaccccctgtccgagaagccggacacacctgggggtagccttggatacaaaaccatttcaaatcacttttgtgcatgccatgtggacacacagaagttttggggccattccctagatccgatgctcgatttctgacgaaaccctaattCTGTTAACCgcacggtctacccctttgactgcatcccatcgggggtcccccgatgggaatatgcctccatttgagcttggttaggtcataggtatatgtggtaacaaggatcatcccatatgatcccaaggttctctccggttcactccCGCCCTGctacttctctcccgccctttttttctcgcccaccctttcccgctgcttctctcccgcccttttttcccgccatgatttcccgccaagttttcctgCCCACCatttcccgcccattctctcccgccaagttttcccgcctttTCAGCCCCTggtcggcctatatatagccatgtcttctccactaacagcaccagcaacatttctcccctCATCACTTCTATCATCCAACAacaccacaaaatcctctgagctgagctaccgctgagatggctcctcgtcgccgtagcaacacgggcttcatcggcgttcgcctgcggcctgcgggacatttcgcggATGAAATCACCGTcggtggtacgcgtgtgtggctcggcaccttctacacgaaggaggttgctgcccgcgcatacgatgttgtggcttggaggtttggccggccgcgccacgaaatgaacttcccggaggtcaggtctctgacggaagctcagagtctctctactgagccactacttcgctcacagggtgaagcgtggcggtacaggtctggccagcggcggattgataccactgaggcggacgagcagttcatggcacagtggcgcagagaccatcccggtgCCGTCGAGGCAGAGCacgcattctggaaggagaagcagacgtagaggagagagaggagggcgggaaagcgtaAGAGGAGGGCCGAATATGAAGCAGAGTAcaccaaaggagaggcgtcgacatggggggaggatgatgaacggtggttgtggaacctctcaagtaccgcttcagaggacacccccagcgaggacgaagatttcgacttctgattaatatgtgtgtgtgtagattccgtgtgtctagcgggtcatgcgtcgacccagtgttaagttctttgttcgtgtgtgggtgtagttctttaaatgttttggttcgtgtgtgggtctagttttttaagtgttttggttcctgtgtgggtgtagttctttaagtgttttggttcctatgtgggtgtagttctttaagtgtttcggttcgtgtgtgggtctagttctttaagcgctttggtatgtgtgtgggtctagttatttaagtgttttgtatcgtgtctacgtcttaagttcttaaatgtatcactttagtgcattccatgtggacacacacaagttttggggccattccctagatccgatgctcgatttctgacgaaaccctagttctgttgaccgcgcggtctacccctttgactgcatcccatcgggggtcccccggtgggcatatgccttcaTTTGTGCTTGGTTagatcataggtacatgtggaaacaaggatcatcccatatgatctcaagtttctctccggttcacctccgagggagtccccccctatacatgcagaatctgcctaagtgtaggaaccccctgtccgagaagccggacacacctggggggggtagacttggatataaaaccatatcaaatcacttttgtgcatgccatgtggacacacacaagttttggggccattccctagatccgatgctcgatttctgacgaaaccctagttctattgaccgcgcggtctacccctttgactgcatcccatcgggggtccccggtggccatatgcctccatttgagcttggttaggtcataggtacatgtggtaacaaggatcatcccatatgttccgaagtttctctccggttcacctccgagggagtttccccctatacatccagaatctgcctaagtgtaggaaccccctgtccgagaagccggacacaccaagtgctagcccatgtatgcgattccgacgctccgatgGTCTGTATCTTGGTAAACCCTAGGACggagaccccgcagatctacccctagggttaggatTAGTGActccggttgacccgtctgcgaagagcgtcacccgtggaacctacatatgccatctaagaattcttaaaaaatagaacttttttacataattcattctagtaaataaataatagaaacataatataaagtaatatgagagagaaaaaaaataaaataaaaacctaTATGCCGAGGGTGTCCGTCGGCATAGGGggccatgccctatgccgagggtagccCTCGGCGTCTATTTGACGCTGTGAGCGGGCGGTGCCGGCGCGGGTGCGAGGGCAGGCGATGccggtgctacgccgagggctaggtagacgccgacggcagccctcggcgtagcctcctCTATGCCGACGGCATGCGTACGCCGACGGTCGGCGTTCCGAGCTGCCCCGGCGAGGCCGTATGCCGACGGCCGTCGGCGTAACTCTGGCCGTCGGCGTCTTTGGCCATTCCTGTAGTGCTATGATTTTGCGCTCTTTATGATGATTATGTATGACTGAAATCCTCCATACGGTTGAAACCATATGACGAACACCAATTTAAAACATATGAGAATCTCACTTTTGCCGTTTAAAAAAATGCCCATTTCTTTCATTTCCACTTCATCGCTTCCTGAGATAGTTCTTTGCAGTCAGCTTGTATCTTCGGTTTCCTGGTAAAATAGAATAAATAAAACTTGAATCAATGGCATCATTTTAAGCCATTGCCCCTAACACCCCTCTGCTCGCGGGCATCGACAGGTTCCATACTGCAGAAAAGGAATAGAGATGCGTCAATGCACGTAATCAAGTACCGGATCTCTACCAAAACTCACGTTTGAGAACATTCTAGTCCATGCCCTAGCGATGATCACCCATTACTTGGGTGGATTGACCTTGTAATTTGATACATTATTTTACTGATTAGAATCATAATAGGAGATTAACTAGTGACCATATTTGATCCACACATTCCTTTCCAATTGCCAAACTACGTCCCAACAACTGAGGGTGGAAAAGAAATTCATGGATCAAGTTCAAACACAGTTTCTTCCCACACATGTAAACCCTGTACATCCATCTACCAATCACTGTCCCAGGATCCTTGAAACTCCTTCGTGCAGCTAGCATTGCCCGCAAGAGGTCTGAGGTTGATAGCGCGAGCTGCCTCACGGTGAGGGCGGAGCACAATGTTTTCGGAATTTATTGTTGTGACACTTGTCAATTGTTTCGGTAGATAATGTGGTTGGCTCAAGTTAGGGCTCTCTCATTCGAAAATCCTCACCGCTTTCAGTGGCATTATTGTGAGGATGAATGCTTTGTTTTTGGGACATGATCAGTTTAGTGGTGGCAGCAGGAAATCTCTAGAGCTTATGAATTTGGCGCCAACTATAAATACCCTTGAAGCCTCCTCAAACGCAAGTCACAAGTCACAGCACGAGTTGTGTCTTACGTGTAAGTTACAGAGCATTCAGAAGCAGAAGCGAACCACATGGGATCCTTGGGCCCTGCCGCGAGCGTGAGCAAGATCAACGACGGTGCGGCGGCCGTCGGCGGCCAGCATCAGCAGAAGAAGATGGAGTGCGGCGTGTTCAGCTGCAGCTTCCGGATGCCGCTGCACTATCCGCGGTACAAGAAGGCGGACTACGAGGCGATGCTAGACTGGCGCGTCGACTGCCTGCTCCGGGAGTACGGCCTCCCGGTCGCCGGCGACGTCAACGACAGGAGGCGTTTCGCCATGGGAGCCTTCCTCTGGCCCGGCCAGTACTGATCGAGCTCACCTTAATTTCCACCCAAATCAGGCCGATCAGCGACTGCAGAAGCAACGTCACATGCCCGGTCATGTAATGAATGAAGACCTCGTATCAAATATTATATTCATATACATCCGTCATCTAATGGAAATCGCCACTCAGAAAAGAGTGTTTCTCGGACTATGTATGAATAATAAGCATTGGAAGAATGTGTTCTTTCTCATGTTCTTACGTGTCTCTGTATATCCAAGGTTGTTCGTTTTGGTATGCAGTTCAGAGTTTGTTTGAAGCGTGTCATGTTTCCGCTCGTGTCTTCTGAAAGTCTGAATTGTTGCAAGCTTCGAACTGCTCTTGCGATTGATTACTACTTCACCCCTACTTTATTTGCAATTGGTTTCTTCAAAAATTTCGGATTGAAACAGACATCCCAAACCTGGAAGGAATGCCCCGCTGTCAGTTTGCTGCTAGCAACAAGCTAGTCTAATTAACAGAAGGAAATGTTCATTTATCACACTGTATTTTGCTGAAAAGTctgcctaagagcatctccaccggcgctccCCAAATAAGCGCCGGATGCCAGCATCGCGCTATGGCGGTTGCCGGTAACTTCTCCCCAATTTGGAGAGAGCGGTTGCACACACCAGCAACCCAAAAAAATCTTCCAAAAATAACTTTGAACAAGCAACCGATGAAATTTTATTTAAATTTACATAAAATTTAATGAAACTTGAATTTCAAACTACCTGAAGGTACTGCTTCGTCAGTTGCTTGTTCATCTTGATCATTGTTCTTTTTAGTTATAGGGCTGAAAATTGGAGGCAGTTCATTTGCTGGGACCTGAACAACATCATCCCTGTGCATGGACCTCGAGCTTTCATCATGGCCAAGATAAATATGCAGATACATATGACCAAATGACATAATCAAGCATAGTTTATATGCCGAATGCGCTCCTAATATCTATCAATCCATTTCTGTTTATTGCGAGTATTGAAACACACAAATGCACCAAAATTCTCCATGCGATTTCATATCATATGACCTCAATAATGCTCTCAACAAATGACGGTGATCAAGAATCCTCGTCAACATGATCATACCAACTTATTGAGCCATTCACATATGCCTTACTACTACCAGTGCCTGTAAAATAACCATTATGGTAAAATCCCAGTGAGAAAAAATCATCCTTAAACACGCATCAACCATAGGTACAAACATGGCTTGAAAATCCACTAATTCACACACTGTTTTCCGACCCCCAAACCAGTACCCAAACCCCTTCCAAAATACCTCCCCAAAACATACCACAATTACTAACCTATACCCTGCTAACTATCAGCAATACCTAACAAAAGCACCATTTTGTGACGATTCAACCACAAAGATCACCAAAAAGATTGAGATTGAGAGGAGATTGAGGCTTACAGTAGTTTGTGGGTGGATAGACTTCTGGCTATCAAGAAGGAGACATTACTGCTGCCTCCAATGACCTGAGAAGATCCGTGGTGGATCCTTTCCACACGACTGTCAAATAACACCGACGACAACCGTCTCTCCTCGTGGATCCTTTCCTCTCCCTCTCGCTCACCTCGTAATGATAAGGAAACCACAAACATGAAAGAAAGTGGAGGCATGGTTGATTTTATGAATAATAGAAGTTCAAGTAGTTATATGTAAAATTACACTTGGTTGGGATGGCGCTGCCACTACCAGACGGGTCCTACCCTACCAGTTGTCCCAGTACGTAGGTGGACCATTTGTGATGATCATACATGGGTTGACACAACGTACGTCTTCTTAGATAGTCAATTGATGTTCCAAAAATACAGTGATGAAAGTGATTTATACAAACAAGTTCAGCGGTTAATCTCACATTTTACTCTTTCAATTTCAGCACTCCCAAATTCACCTGGTAGTTCTTCTAGTAGGTGCGTTGATTGACCTAGGTTTCGGTATTGTGGCGTGTACGTCTCTTGCTGGTTTGCCACCTAAAAGTTTCCATTTTGGATAGAATAAATTTATCGAGGATTTATAACTTGTTATGTGAGTTCTCAATAGTCCAAAAACTCTCGGATATTAAAATACATGAGTTTAACTTCACGGGTTGTTCTCACTTTGGTCCAAGTCTGTACATGTAGGGGGAACTTGCCACCATGATCATGCTCGGATACTCTCACGGAGACGAAGCGCCTTTATTGGCCCAAAATATCATGAGAAAGGGCCCCTAGACTTTTTCACATATCTTTAGCTAAACCCTTTGATGATCTCCAAACGATCATTTTAATGACACACTTGACCTGGCGGTAGTCCACTCAAGTAAAAGAGTTCCATATGAAACCATGAAAGAGTCCATCTCCAGATGATTATGATCTTGTGTTGTTAATTACTTCATGTTGAAATCCCGATGCTTCCAAGTCCTATGATATATGAGGGTTTCAACAATATTACAAAACGAATTTTACCTAGGTGTGGAACTTGTGTACATGAACCTTTCTATGACCATGTTCTATTGCTTGCTTGGCCACATGTACATGCGGTCTCTTCTTTGTGAACTACGATCACGGTGTACCTCGCTTTCCATGCTTAAATAGGAAAGCAACTACATGGACATTTGAAGTAATTAGGCGCAACAACCATGCGATGAATGCTTCCATGCCGATCAATATTGAGCATGTTAGGCCTTTTATGTTGTTGTGTGCACCCTGAGCACCCTTCGGCCCAATGAAGTGGCTCAATAATAAACATTTGATCATACACATTCAAGTTCACACTATCCTTTCTTTACATTGCCATATTTTGAGAAAGCCTTTGCAGTCTCCATCTCAAGTTGCACCAACACTAGCGAGCATAAACATGCTAAGAGATTGTAAATACCGCAACATAAAATCATTTATTGACCAAAATCATCTATCATCATTTGGTACGTCATGCCTAATTCTCTTGTGAACCGCCACATTATAGTGCATCTATAGTGTGCTCTCTTGTGATTGCCACATTCTTTTCTCACAGCCAGTCAATTTTGTGGGAGAACAAGAATGTACAGATTACAAAAACATGCAAAAACTCGTGAGTCCACGTCAGCAGGCACATTGGCAAGTTCCAGTCCGATGTTTCCAGACTTAGACTAAGGTGCACAAAAAAAATTCCAAGTTAAATATGTCATttttgttagatgtatatattgtATATTATAGTTTcctcatatgttagggggcttcctacatatttgcacctgcacctgtactatatattgtggcctttggccactggtaatacaacaagtctattaccctaacatggtatcagagctacgTTAGCTCCTCTcctcgcagccgccgccgccgcccgcccgcccCGGCTTCCTGCCGCCgcgcccggccgccgccgccgcctcttccTCGTCGCCTGCCCCGTCCCGCCGACCACCGCCCGACCGCCGCCCCGTCCGGCCGCCCGCGCCCGGCCGTCGCCCCCGTCCCGCCTCACGCGCCCGGTCGCCGCCCCCGCCGGTTGCCTCCCGCGCCCGGCCGCTGCCCGCGCACCGTCGGCCGTCTCCGCCTCGTCCGGCCGCCCGACTCCGCCCGCCCCGGCTTTCCCTCGTCCGGCCGCCCGCCTCATCTCCGCCGGCCGCCGCTGCGCCCGGTGCTCCGCCCCGTCCGGCCGCCCGTCTCCGCCCCATCCGGCCGCCGTCCCGCGCCCGGCCTCTCCCtccgccgggccgccgccgccaggcCGTCCCGCGCCCGGCCTCTCCCTTCCGCCGGGCCGCCCCGCCGCCAGGCCGTCCCGCGTCTGCTACTGTTTTTCGGTCGGGAGTTGACCCGATCTCATCTCTAAAAAAAACTATGTCTTCCTCGTCGGGCTATCTTGCGAttcctcgctgcccggtgattTTTGATGCCGCGAATTATCCTGATTTCACTGccttcatgcgcgtccacatg
It includes:
- the LOC127312168 gene encoding uncharacterized protein; its protein translation is MGSLGPAASVSKINDGAAAVGGQHQQKKMECGVFSCSFRMPLHYPRYKKADYEAMLDWRVDCLLREYGLPVAGDVNDRRRFAMGAFLWPGQY